The Thermanaerovibrio acidaminovorans DSM 6589 genome contains a region encoding:
- the gltX gene encoding glutamate--tRNA ligase: MTEEVRVRFAPSPTGALHIGGAHTALFNWLWAKRTGGKFVLRIEDTDRERSTAEYEKTILEGLKWLGLDWDEGPDVGGPYGPYRQSERLDTYGRYAEELIEKGLAYREDGAVLFRIPTGEKVEFNDAVYGPISVMSDHVSVNKDGSIKDMVIIKSDGMPTYNYAVVVDDHCMGINWVIRGEDHVINTPKQILLYRALGWQVPNFAHLPMILGKDKKKLSKRHGATSVFEYHGLGYIPEGVFNFLALLGWSPGADREIITRHEAAKVFDITKVTKRAAVFDMDKLNHVNQEHLKRLDPMERLRLVRPFWIEMGLDPSGHGEEYLARTVTLLTSRGKTTRELAEYTDYFVDFRCVLDRYDGSDLTEETKARLRPFFQEMLRCEPWSASAMEALARSFGESNAVSLKDVAMPLRFVLSGRRVSPGVFEIAELLGPEECRRRLSHFGLL; this comes from the coding sequence ATGACCGAGGAGGTAAGGGTTAGGTTCGCCCCCAGCCCCACCGGGGCCCTTCACATCGGGGGGGCCCACACGGCGCTGTTCAACTGGCTGTGGGCCAAGAGGACCGGGGGCAAGTTCGTGCTGAGGATAGAGGACACGGACCGGGAGAGGTCCACCGCCGAGTACGAGAAGACCATCCTGGAGGGGCTAAAGTGGCTAGGGCTGGACTGGGACGAGGGCCCCGACGTGGGGGGCCCCTACGGGCCCTACAGGCAGTCGGAGCGGCTGGACACCTACGGGCGCTACGCGGAGGAGCTGATCGAGAAGGGGCTGGCCTATCGGGAGGATGGGGCGGTGCTCTTCAGGATCCCCACCGGGGAGAAGGTGGAGTTCAACGACGCGGTCTACGGTCCCATATCGGTGATGAGCGACCACGTGTCGGTGAACAAGGACGGGTCCATAAAGGACATGGTGATAATCAAGAGCGATGGGATGCCCACCTACAACTATGCGGTGGTGGTGGACGATCACTGCATGGGCATCAACTGGGTCATCCGGGGGGAGGACCACGTGATAAACACGCCTAAGCAGATCCTCCTCTACCGAGCCCTGGGCTGGCAGGTGCCCAACTTCGCCCACCTCCCCATGATCTTGGGCAAGGACAAGAAGAAGCTCTCCAAGAGGCACGGGGCCACCAGCGTCTTCGAATACCACGGCCTGGGATACATCCCCGAGGGGGTCTTCAACTTCCTGGCCCTACTGGGCTGGTCCCCTGGGGCGGACAGGGAGATCATAACCAGGCACGAGGCCGCCAAGGTCTTCGACATAACCAAGGTCACCAAGCGGGCGGCGGTGTTCGACATGGACAAGCTCAACCACGTGAACCAGGAGCACCTGAAGCGGCTGGATCCCATGGAGAGGCTAAGGCTCGTCCGCCCCTTCTGGATCGAGATGGGGCTGGACCCGTCCGGCCACGGGGAGGAATACCTGGCCAGGACCGTCACCCTTCTGACCTCCCGGGGAAAGACCACCAGGGAGTTGGCGGAGTACACCGACTATTTCGTGGACTTCCGCTGCGTCCTGGATCGGTACGACGGATCGGACCTGACTGAGGAGACCAAGGCCCGGTTGCGCCCCTTCTTCCAGGAGATGCTCCGGTGCGAGCCCTGGAGCGCCTCCGCCATGGAGGCCCTTGCCAGGTCCTTCGGGGAGTCGAACGCGGTCAGCCTCAAGGACGTGGCCATGCCCCTTAGGTTCGTCCTGTCGGGCCGGAGGGTGAGCCCCGGGGTCTTCGAGATCGCGGAGCTCCTGGGCCCCGAGGAGTGCCGAAGGAGGCTGTCCCACTTCGGCCTGTTATAA
- a CDS encoding asparaginase — protein MAKVRVILTGGTIGSDRGGGGAMPSREASDFLTGTLRDLFNDRGVEPDFVYPWGRGGIDSSDMSPSGWLQLTRGVVEGICSGASGALILHGTDTMAYSAAWLSLCLAGCPVPVVLTGSQFTRNYMPEDGTVNLKGAVQVICSNVRGVWVYFNWKLIQGNRAHKARASHPDAFTAMGGFPLFFNPEWGLANEPGIPAGSIGWSPGEELQLLMGMSGDQVDRVCGAIRWIFTAPGSPVCLHGGEEILGVVGYGAGNIPQRVKGAILEAYAGRGRKPIILACSQAEGDMKNPSQYAAVGMGSLAREGFTVMGQMDYPVEFVHALACYSLLLSSCGADPVKVMGRYLRSYS, from the coding sequence ATGGCTAAGGTAAGGGTCATACTGACCGGGGGCACCATAGGCAGCGACAGGGGGGGAGGGGGGGCCATGCCCAGTCGGGAGGCCTCGGACTTCCTCACCGGAACGTTACGGGACCTGTTCAACGACAGGGGGGTGGAGCCGGACTTCGTTTACCCCTGGGGGCGGGGGGGGATAGACAGCTCCGACATGTCCCCCTCCGGGTGGCTTCAGCTGACCCGGGGGGTAGTGGAGGGGATCTGCTCCGGAGCCTCCGGGGCCCTGATCCTTCACGGCACGGACACCATGGCCTACTCCGCCGCGTGGCTATCCCTGTGCCTCGCTGGCTGTCCCGTGCCGGTGGTGCTCACCGGCAGCCAGTTCACCAGGAACTACATGCCCGAGGATGGGACGGTGAACCTGAAGGGGGCCGTTCAGGTCATATGCTCCAACGTGAGGGGCGTGTGGGTCTACTTCAACTGGAAGCTGATCCAGGGCAACCGGGCCCACAAGGCCAGGGCATCGCACCCCGACGCCTTCACCGCCATGGGGGGCTTCCCCCTCTTCTTCAACCCCGAGTGGGGGCTGGCTAACGAGCCGGGGATCCCCGCCGGCTCGATCGGGTGGTCCCCGGGGGAGGAGCTTCAGCTGCTGATGGGCATGTCCGGTGATCAGGTGGACCGGGTTTGCGGCGCCATCCGGTGGATCTTCACCGCCCCGGGCTCCCCGGTGTGCCTCCACGGGGGGGAGGAGATACTGGGTGTGGTGGGCTACGGGGCGGGCAACATCCCCCAGCGGGTCAAGGGGGCCATACTGGAGGCCTACGCGGGGAGGGGCAGGAAGCCCATCATACTGGCCTGCAGCCAGGCGGAGGGGGACATGAAGAACCCGTCCCAGTACGCGGCGGTGGGCATGGGGTCCCTGGCCCGGGAGGGCTTCACCGTGATGGGACAGATGGACTACCCGGTGGAGTTCGTCCACGCCCTGGCCTGTTACTCCCTGTTGCTGAGCTCCTGCGGGGCGGATCCCGTTAAGGTGATGGGCCGGTATCTCAGGTCCTACAGCTGA
- a CDS encoding lysylphosphatidylglycerol synthase transmembrane domain-containing protein yields the protein MKVKKGLYLFLLVASCVSIGTIALTVDRSSIDLLLRADRWKLTLAASLVPLIWLFDALRFSAIARASGHRIPLRLSLTLTWINYFGCAITPMQGGGGPFQIYLLYRNGIPVGKGVAVTLVRTMMTLLILGMAIPLAMIFSPNILQGQRLIRDLAIYITSVMCAIWAVVAISLLRPSLVKRTSAVITMLLKRLGLIGPNRLRRIIRHVNAEVDIYNENMRSFWQNGKGHILLGAIFTFLQQMAQLSVLPCLIWAMGLPVEYFKSVLLQALLLFALYFIPTPGGSGAAEGGGAAAFRLLVPTNVAGMLAVGWRGLVEYSGVLIGTLLAIKIFGLDRAEELITKTEEEIDSSAPEV from the coding sequence ATGAAGGTCAAGAAGGGGCTCTACCTGTTCCTTCTGGTGGCCTCTTGCGTCAGCATAGGCACCATAGCCCTTACGGTGGACAGGAGCTCCATAGACCTGCTCCTCAGGGCTGACCGTTGGAAGCTGACCCTGGCGGCGTCCCTTGTGCCCCTGATATGGCTCTTCGACGCGTTGCGTTTCTCCGCCATAGCCAGGGCGAGCGGCCACCGGATACCCCTCAGGCTCTCACTCACCCTGACCTGGATAAACTACTTCGGGTGCGCCATAACCCCCATGCAGGGCGGCGGGGGACCATTTCAGATATACCTCCTCTACAGGAACGGGATTCCGGTGGGCAAGGGGGTTGCGGTCACCCTGGTGAGGACCATGATGACCCTGCTGATCCTGGGGATGGCCATACCCCTCGCCATGATCTTCTCCCCCAACATCCTCCAGGGCCAGAGGCTGATCCGGGACCTGGCCATATACATAACCTCCGTCATGTGCGCCATCTGGGCGGTGGTGGCCATAAGCCTGCTCAGGCCCTCCTTGGTCAAGAGGACGTCGGCGGTTATAACTATGCTGCTGAAGCGGCTGGGGCTGATAGGTCCCAACAGGCTCCGGAGGATCATACGGCACGTGAACGCCGAGGTGGACATATACAACGAGAACATGCGGTCCTTCTGGCAGAACGGCAAGGGGCACATCCTTCTGGGGGCGATCTTCACCTTCCTGCAGCAGATGGCCCAGCTCTCGGTGCTCCCCTGTCTCATCTGGGCCATGGGGCTACCGGTGGAGTACTTCAAGTCCGTCCTCCTGCAGGCCCTGTTGCTCTTCGCCCTCTACTTTATCCCCACCCCTGGCGGCAGCGGCGCCGCCGAGGGGGGAGGGGCCGCCGCCTTCCGCCTTCTGGTGCCCACCAACGTGGCGGGCATGCTAGCGGTTGGATGGAGGGGCTTGGTGGAGTACTCGGGGGTCCTGATCGGCACCCTGCTGGCCATAAAGATCTTCGGGCTGGACAGAGCGGAGGAGCTGATAACCAAGACCGAAGAGGAGATAGACTCCTCCGCCCCGGAGGTTTAG
- a CDS encoding bifunctional 5,10-methylenetetrahydrofolate dehydrogenase/5,10-methenyltetrahydrofolate cyclohydrolase: MLLMLLMRGSEPASWVKGWVRRQVSALGGCCLASVSVSSHGASEAYRRNQIRACQEAGILVRPVDVAPSLGILGLIETIRELNGDREVDGIIVQTPLPEGWDLSEVLQAMDPAKDAEGVHPENLGKLFLGVKGHPLPCAAWAAVGLLEWYGLWDLSGMVCAVVGHSVNVGRPIGALLLQRNGTVLQMHKHTPRDVLEELVSSSQVVISATGVPGLIGPGMVRPGAWVVDVGTTPTERGLVGDVDPQCASVAHGLSPVPGGVGPLTVALLMANLVLLASKRRNGRPVELESVRQEA, encoded by the coding sequence ATGCTCCTTATGCTTCTGATGAGGGGTAGTGAGCCCGCTTCCTGGGTGAAGGGGTGGGTACGTCGTCAGGTCTCCGCCCTCGGTGGGTGTTGTCTTGCCTCCGTGTCGGTGTCCAGCCACGGGGCGTCGGAGGCTTACAGGAGGAACCAGATAAGGGCCTGCCAGGAGGCGGGGATCCTGGTCCGTCCGGTGGACGTGGCCCCATCTCTTGGAATCTTGGGCCTCATTGAAACCATCCGGGAGCTCAACGGGGACCGTGAGGTGGACGGGATCATCGTCCAGACCCCCTTGCCGGAGGGGTGGGACCTGTCGGAGGTCCTTCAGGCCATGGATCCCGCCAAGGACGCGGAGGGGGTTCACCCGGAGAACCTGGGGAAGCTCTTCCTGGGGGTCAAGGGGCACCCCCTGCCTTGCGCCGCCTGGGCCGCGGTGGGGCTGTTGGAGTGGTATGGGCTTTGGGACCTGTCCGGCATGGTATGTGCGGTGGTGGGGCACAGCGTGAACGTGGGGCGTCCCATCGGGGCCCTGTTGCTCCAGCGGAATGGCACGGTGCTCCAGATGCACAAGCACACCCCCCGGGATGTCCTGGAGGAGCTCGTATCCTCGTCCCAGGTGGTGATATCCGCCACCGGCGTTCCGGGCCTCATAGGTCCCGGGATGGTTCGTCCCGGCGCATGGGTGGTGGACGTGGGCACCACCCCAACCGAGAGGGGGCTCGTGGGGGACGTGGATCCCCAGTGCGCCTCGGTGGCCCACGGGTTGAGCCCCGTCCCCGGTGGCGTTGGCCCCTTGACGGTGGCCCTTCTGATGGCTAACCTGGTGCTCTTAGCTAGCAAACGAAGGAACGGAAGGCCGGTGGAGCTTGAAAGTGTCCGACAGGAAGCTTAG
- the pyrE gene encoding orotate phosphoribosyltransferase, with the protein MGALLAGEDLERFKSMMERSGGHLKGHFLLSSGLHSSDYLQCALFLSNPSYASWAGERLARGAEDLGAQVVVSPALGGLIIGHEVARHLGLSFIFTEREGGIMRLRRFPNPGAVRFLVVEDVFTTGKSTLEVVEVMEAFGARWVGALSMVNRSGTQDLFPVPTRSLWETSFPVYDPEICPLCGAHQPLVKPGSRFV; encoded by the coding sequence ATGGGGGCTCTGCTGGCGGGGGAGGACCTGGAGAGGTTCAAGTCCATGATGGAGAGGAGCGGCGGGCACCTCAAGGGCCACTTCCTCCTTTCGTCGGGGCTTCATAGCTCCGATTACCTGCAGTGCGCCCTGTTCCTGTCCAACCCCTCCTACGCCTCCTGGGCGGGGGAGAGGCTGGCCAGGGGGGCGGAGGATCTGGGGGCCCAGGTGGTGGTATCCCCCGCCCTGGGTGGGCTGATAATAGGCCACGAGGTGGCCCGTCACCTGGGGCTGTCCTTCATATTCACCGAGAGGGAGGGGGGGATCATGAGGCTCCGTCGCTTCCCCAACCCGGGGGCAGTGAGGTTCCTGGTGGTGGAGGACGTTTTCACCACCGGCAAGTCCACCCTGGAGGTGGTGGAGGTGATGGAGGCCTTCGGTGCCCGCTGGGTGGGGGCCCTGTCGATGGTGAACCGATCCGGGACCCAGGACCTCTTCCCGGTCCCCACCAGGTCCCTTTGGGAGACCTCCTTCCCGGTGTACGATCCCGAGATCTGCCCCCTGTGTGGCGCCCATCAGCCCCTGGTGAAGCCCGGCAGCCGTTTCGTGTGA
- the pyrF gene encoding orotidine-5'-phosphate decarboxylase, whose translation MDARDRLVLALDLECPRGCLELLDRVGDRIGRVKVGPRIFALGGLGFIRELVDGGYRVFLDLKLHDIPNTVALAVEALASHRIWALTVHAAGGFEMMRRAVECRGDMDILAVTVLTSLGEDAWAQVSPGCPMGDAIASRARLAHRAGVQGLVCSPLDLEIVTSAAPGLATVVPGIRFQGGEVHDQARVMGPREAVASGASFLVVGRAILESPDPAGTIESMVEMMEVGN comes from the coding sequence ATGGACGCTAGAGATAGGCTGGTTTTAGCCCTGGATCTGGAATGCCCCAGGGGCTGTCTTGAGCTACTGGACCGGGTGGGGGATAGGATCGGTCGGGTGAAGGTGGGGCCCAGGATCTTCGCCCTGGGTGGGCTTGGGTTCATCCGGGAGCTGGTGGATGGGGGATACCGGGTCTTCCTGGACCTCAAGCTTCACGACATCCCCAACACGGTGGCCCTGGCGGTGGAGGCCCTGGCGTCCCACCGGATATGGGCCCTCACGGTCCACGCCGCCGGGGGATTTGAGATGATGCGGCGGGCGGTGGAGTGCCGGGGGGACATGGACATCCTGGCGGTTACGGTGCTCACCAGCCTGGGGGAGGATGCGTGGGCCCAGGTTTCCCCCGGGTGCCCCATGGGGGACGCCATCGCGTCCCGGGCCCGGCTGGCCCATAGGGCGGGGGTACAGGGGCTAGTGTGTAGCCCCCTGGACCTGGAGATCGTGACCTCCGCCGCCCCGGGGCTTGCCACGGTGGTGCCCGGCATAAGGTTTCAGGGGGGAGAGGTCCACGATCAGGCCCGGGTCATGGGTCCCCGGGAGGCGGTGGCTTCCGGGGCGTCGTTCCTGGTGGTGGGGCGCGCCATCCTGGAGAGCCCCGACCCGGCGGGGACCATCGAGTCCATGGTGGAGATGATGGAGGTGGGGAACTGA
- a CDS encoding dihydroorotate dehydrogenase — MRPSTDLLGSGVDGPVNVDLNGLGLSSPVVVASGVLPMDGEVWSSMEGVGLICTKGITLEPRAGNRGERLVETPSGLLNSIGLENPGIDRFLEAILPDLLRSRRSLGLNVAFSSLGELEELIGRIGDRAASVEVLELNLSCPNVDREGAVWGESPERTFEAVRLARSLWPRSVWAKLTPQAPDVAAVARAAEEAGAHCLVVANTWLGAEVDLEAGAPVFKRVVAGLSGPAVLPLTLRLLFQLYPKVSVPLVACGGICSPQDALKAMMAGASAVQVGTQLFRDLGCCGEILEGIRSFLDSRGLSVSRLVGCAHRASR; from the coding sequence ATGAGGCCTTCGACTGATCTGCTGGGCTCCGGGGTGGATGGACCGGTGAACGTGGACCTGAACGGGCTTGGGCTATCGTCGCCGGTGGTGGTGGCCTCTGGGGTGCTACCCATGGACGGGGAGGTGTGGAGCTCCATGGAGGGGGTGGGGCTCATATGTACCAAGGGGATCACCCTGGAGCCTAGGGCGGGCAACCGGGGGGAGAGGCTCGTGGAGACCCCCTCTGGGCTCCTCAACAGCATAGGGCTTGAGAACCCGGGGATTGATCGCTTCCTGGAGGCCATCCTGCCGGATCTCCTGAGGTCCCGTAGGTCCCTGGGTCTCAACGTGGCCTTCTCCTCCCTGGGGGAGCTGGAGGAGCTCATCGGCCGGATCGGGGACAGGGCCGCTTCGGTGGAGGTGCTGGAGCTGAACCTGTCGTGCCCCAACGTGGACCGGGAGGGGGCCGTATGGGGGGAGTCCCCGGAGAGGACCTTCGAGGCGGTGAGGCTGGCCCGATCCCTGTGGCCCCGTAGCGTGTGGGCTAAGCTGACCCCCCAGGCGCCGGACGTGGCGGCGGTGGCCCGGGCGGCGGAGGAGGCGGGAGCCCATTGCCTGGTGGTGGCTAATACGTGGCTCGGGGCGGAGGTGGACCTGGAGGCGGGGGCTCCGGTCTTCAAGCGGGTGGTGGCGGGCCTGTCGGGACCCGCGGTGCTGCCCCTCACGTTGAGGCTCCTCTTCCAGCTCTACCCCAAGGTGTCGGTGCCCCTGGTGGCCTGTGGGGGCATATGCTCCCCCCAGGACGCCCTGAAGGCCATGATGGCGGGCGCGTCGGCGGTCCAGGTGGGGACCCAGCTCTTCAGGGACCTGGGCTGCTGCGGAGAGATCCTTGAGGGGATCCGGTCCTTCCTTGACTCCAGGGGGCTGTCGGTTTCCCGGTTGGTGGGGTGCGCCCACAGGGCCTCCCGGTGA
- a CDS encoding oxidoreductase FAD/NAD(P)-binding domain-containing protein — protein MSCGSHRLPRRIPGTVTRVELFPPQVGMIWVRPQETMGPWGPGQFAMVFPSASNDPLLGRPLGLAGQVDGQLLFLCRGVGRGTRMLLSSPPGSPVHLVAPLGSPLAPLEESKLILLGGGVGVAALLPLADRADRLLWAVRDGTWAGLMDRCSEALGLDRDRLVPVFEDGPPGEGCNGVEALWRLPMDLKGATVVACGPSGMLRAVWELGRERGFRSLLGLERRMACGFGGCMGCAIDLKGGVRARVCKDGPFFWGEDLDHEAFD, from the coding sequence ATGAGCTGCGGCTCTCACCGCTTGCCCCGGAGGATACCCGGCACGGTTACCCGGGTGGAGCTGTTCCCCCCCCAGGTGGGGATGATCTGGGTCCGGCCCCAGGAGACGATGGGGCCCTGGGGACCGGGGCAGTTCGCCATGGTCTTCCCCTCCGCCTCGAACGACCCGCTACTGGGCAGGCCCCTGGGCCTGGCGGGGCAGGTGGACGGGCAGCTGCTCTTCCTGTGCCGGGGCGTGGGGCGGGGGACCCGGATGCTCCTCTCCTCCCCGCCGGGGTCCCCGGTCCACCTGGTGGCCCCCCTGGGTAGCCCCCTGGCCCCCCTCGAGGAGTCCAAACTGATCCTCCTGGGGGGCGGGGTGGGGGTAGCGGCGCTCCTTCCCCTGGCGGACCGGGCGGATCGCCTCCTGTGGGCGGTCAGAGATGGGACCTGGGCGGGGCTCATGGACCGGTGCTCTGAGGCCCTTGGTCTGGATCGGGATCGCTTGGTCCCCGTCTTTGAGGACGGGCCCCCCGGGGAGGGGTGCAACGGGGTGGAGGCCCTATGGAGGCTCCCCATGGATCTCAAGGGGGCCACGGTGGTGGCCTGCGGGCCTTCCGGGATGCTTCGGGCGGTCTGGGAGCTGGGAAGGGAGAGGGGCTTCCGATCCCTCCTGGGGCTTGAGAGGCGGATGGCCTGCGGCTTCGGTGGATGCATGGGGTGCGCCATAGACCTTAAGGGGGGCGTGCGGGCCCGGGTATGCAAGGACGGGCCCTTCTTCTGGGGGGAGGATCTGGACCATGAGGCCTTCGACTGA
- a CDS encoding dihydroorotase, with translation MDFVIKGVRVFSGGSISEELWNVGVQGGRVAMVSRELPQGLDAPSYDGQGGVLVAGMVDIHCHLREPGFEWREDLRSGSAAGAAGGFTCLVAMPNTDPPVDVPSGVEHLALKGSSLEGARVVPAGCVSKGRRGEEMAELLKMVEAGAVLFTDDGAPVRSSSLLRLALMYLRGTGVRVMEHPEDTSLSKGGQVHEGRISALSGLKGIPSASEDLAVMRAIELARETRGAVHLTHLSSKRSVDLVRRAKAEGVDVTCDVTAHHLTFCEEDVMVSGYSGAFKVNPPLRSQEDREALWAALADGTVDAIATDHAPWHLDEKDLPFQEASFGIASLECAVPAVIDGALKRGVRLERVLDALSVSPRRIASLPPVAIREGDPADMTLLDLQMVARVDCRSWRSKCRFSPFDGAVLKGWPVMTVVGGRLSWEAQDR, from the coding sequence ATGGATTTCGTCATAAAGGGAGTCCGGGTCTTCAGCGGTGGGTCCATATCGGAGGAGCTCTGGAACGTGGGGGTCCAGGGGGGCCGAGTGGCCATGGTGTCCCGGGAACTCCCCCAGGGGCTCGATGCCCCCTCGTACGATGGGCAGGGTGGGGTCCTGGTGGCCGGGATGGTGGACATCCACTGCCACCTCCGGGAGCCTGGTTTCGAGTGGCGGGAGGACCTGAGGTCCGGATCCGCCGCGGGGGCCGCCGGGGGGTTCACCTGCCTGGTGGCCATGCCCAACACGGATCCCCCGGTGGACGTCCCCTCCGGGGTGGAGCACCTGGCCCTGAAGGGATCCTCCCTGGAGGGCGCCCGGGTGGTCCCCGCCGGTTGCGTGAGCAAGGGGCGTCGTGGGGAGGAGATGGCGGAGCTGCTAAAGATGGTTGAGGCCGGGGCGGTGCTCTTCACCGACGACGGAGCCCCGGTCAGGAGCTCATCCCTCCTGAGGCTGGCCCTCATGTACCTGCGGGGCACCGGCGTCAGGGTGATGGAGCACCCGGAGGATACTTCCCTCTCGAAGGGGGGACAGGTCCACGAGGGGCGGATAAGCGCCTTAAGCGGCCTCAAGGGGATCCCTTCCGCATCGGAGGACCTGGCGGTAATGCGGGCCATAGAGCTGGCCCGGGAGACCCGAGGGGCGGTGCACCTGACCCACCTGAGTTCCAAGCGCTCCGTGGATCTGGTTAGGAGGGCCAAGGCTGAGGGGGTGGACGTGACCTGCGACGTGACCGCCCATCACCTGACCTTCTGTGAGGAGGACGTGATGGTCTCCGGCTACTCAGGGGCGTTCAAGGTGAACCCACCCCTGCGCTCCCAGGAGGACCGGGAGGCCCTGTGGGCGGCTCTGGCGGACGGCACGGTGGATGCCATAGCCACCGACCACGCCCCATGGCACCTGGACGAGAAGGATCTGCCCTTCCAGGAGGCCTCCTTCGGGATCGCCTCCCTGGAGTGCGCCGTGCCGGCGGTGATAGACGGGGCCCTCAAGAGGGGGGTGCGGCTTGAGCGGGTCCTGGATGCCCTGTCCGTCTCCCCCCGTAGGATCGCCTCCCTGCCCCCGGTGGCCATAAGGGAGGGGGATCCGGCGGACATGACCCTGCTGGACCTCCAGATGGTGGCCCGGGTGGACTGCAGGTCCTGGAGGAGCAAGTGCAGGTTCAGCCCCTTCGACGGGGCGGTGCTCAAGGGCTGGCCGGTGATGACCGTGGTGGGCGGCCGGCTGTCCTGGGAGGCCCAGGATAGATGA
- a CDS encoding aspartate carbamoyltransferase catalytic subunit yields the protein MRCVRWTRRHVLDVEGWSRDEIYMLLEQARHMEDLLSRPIKKVPALRGKLAVNLFFENSTRTRVSFELAEKMLSADVVNWSSSGSSTAKGETLRDTAWTLEAMGADVVVIRHGAVGAASYLASKLKRAVVMNAGDGAHAHPTQCLLDLYTAWKHLGDLEGKRVAIVGDVEHSRVARSDIIGFRTLGCQVTLSGPSTLMPFQVDHLGVQYERDVRRATEGADVIYLLRIQRERQQDGLFPSVDEYHRFWGATEELVREVNPKALVMHPGPINRGVEIESALADGENSVILEQVRSGVAVRMALLYLCAGGVA from the coding sequence GTGAGGTGCGTTAGGTGGACCAGGCGGCACGTGCTTGACGTGGAGGGCTGGAGCAGGGACGAGATCTACATGCTCCTCGAGCAGGCCAGGCACATGGAGGACCTCCTGTCCAGGCCCATCAAGAAGGTCCCCGCCCTGCGGGGGAAGCTGGCGGTTAACCTCTTCTTCGAGAACTCCACCAGGACCCGGGTCTCCTTCGAGCTGGCGGAGAAGATGCTCTCTGCCGACGTGGTCAACTGGTCGAGCTCTGGTTCCAGCACTGCCAAGGGGGAGACCCTGAGGGACACCGCCTGGACCCTGGAGGCCATGGGGGCCGACGTGGTGGTCATAAGGCACGGGGCGGTGGGGGCTGCCTCATACCTGGCCAGCAAGCTCAAGCGGGCGGTGGTGATGAACGCCGGGGACGGGGCCCACGCCCACCCCACCCAGTGCCTGCTGGACCTCTACACCGCCTGGAAGCACCTGGGGGACCTGGAGGGGAAGCGGGTGGCCATCGTGGGGGACGTGGAGCACAGCCGGGTTGCCCGGAGCGACATCATAGGGTTCAGGACCCTGGGCTGCCAGGTGACCCTATCGGGGCCCTCCACCCTGATGCCCTTCCAAGTTGATCACCTGGGGGTCCAGTACGAGAGGGATGTCCGCAGGGCCACCGAGGGGGCGGACGTGATCTACCTGCTCAGGATCCAGCGGGAGAGGCAGCAGGACGGGCTCTTCCCCTCCGTGGACGAGTACCACCGGTTCTGGGGCGCCACGGAGGAGCTGGTGAGGGAGGTCAACCCAAAGGCGTTGGTGATGCACCCGGGCCCCATAAACCGGGGGGTTGAGATCGAGAGCGCCCTGGCGGACGGGGAGAACAGCGTGATCCTTGAGCAGGTCCGAAGCGGCGTGGCGGTCCGGATGGCCCTGCTCTACCTTTGCGCGGGAGGTGTGGCCTGA
- the pyrR gene encoding bifunctional pyr operon transcriptional regulator/uracil phosphoribosyltransferase PyrR translates to MKVKARLMDKGDVERALKRMAHEVVEDAKGLEGLMLVGIQRRGVYLARRLRDLILQFEGAKVPCGELDITLYRDDLTMLSDQPIVRSTSMPEDPTGKRMVLVDDVIYTGRTGRAALDAVMDLGRPARIRLAVLIDRGHRELPIQPDFVGKNVPTSRSEVVEVRLEEIDGKDEVVICDRD, encoded by the coding sequence TTGAAGGTCAAGGCTAGGCTCATGGACAAGGGGGATGTGGAGAGGGCCCTCAAGAGGATGGCCCACGAGGTGGTGGAGGACGCCAAGGGTTTGGAGGGGCTGATGCTGGTGGGCATCCAGCGAAGGGGGGTCTACCTGGCCCGGAGGCTTAGGGACCTAATCCTCCAGTTTGAGGGTGCCAAGGTTCCCTGTGGGGAGCTGGACATAACCCTCTACCGGGACGACCTGACCATGTTGAGCGACCAGCCCATCGTGAGGAGCACCTCCATGCCCGAGGACCCCACGGGGAAGAGGATGGTGCTGGTGGACGACGTGATATATACCGGCAGGACCGGTAGGGCGGCGCTGGACGCGGTGATGGACCTGGGAAGGCCCGCCCGGATCCGGCTGGCGGTGCTGATCGACCGGGGACACCGGGAGCTCCCCATCCAGCCGGACTTCGTGGGCAAGAACGTGCCCACCTCCAGGAGCGAGGTGGTGGAGGTGCGGCTAGAGGAGATAGACGGGAAGGACGAGGTGGTAATCTGTGACCGGGACTGA